The Phacochoerus africanus isolate WHEZ1 chromosome 9, ROS_Pafr_v1, whole genome shotgun sequence genomic sequence AAGGTGCCCACTGCGGCACCCACCACCTTGTGGGTATACTGGTGGAAATAGATGACCGTACAGAGCAGCAAGAAGTTCCAGAGGCCCAGCAACAGCACGTTGAGCAGAAAGACGAGGCGCAGGGGCGCACCGGCGGGCAGCCCATGGGCCAGGTACTTGGCGAACACGGCTGCTTCCTCGGCCATGAGCAGGCAGCAGAAGGTGAGCAGGAAGGTGTGGGAGGAGACGGTGTAGCCTCGCCACTGGTGGCCGGCCGCCAGGCAGCTGCGGCGGTCTGGCAGCTCGTGGAGCAgcaggccctggggcagaggctCGAAGCAGGAGCCGGTCAGGTCCTCAATGAGCAGGAAGGCCCGTCCGGCCCCTCGCCACACAGCGGCCCCCACCACCAGCCGGCTCAGGTGCCTCGCTGTCACTGCCACGCGCCGTGTAGCCAGGAACACCACCAGCAACACGAAGCCCCCCAAGAAGGTGCACGTCCAGCCCCATGCCGAATTCACAAACTTTCTGTgggcagagaagagggagagcTCCT encodes the following:
- the FITM1 gene encoding fat storage-inducing transmembrane protein 1 — encoded protein: MERGPVVGAGLGAGARIRTLLGCLVKVLLWVASALLYFGSEQAARLLGSPCLRRLYHAWLAAVVIFGPLLQFHVNPRTIFASHGNFFNIKFVNSAWGWTCTFLGGFVLLVVFLATRRVAVTARHLSRLVVGAAVWRGAGRAFLLIEDLTGSCFEPLPQGLLLHELPDRRSCLAAGHQWRGYTVSSHTFLLTFCCLLMAEEAAVFAKYLAHGLPAGAPLRLVFLLNVLLLGLWNFLLLCTVIYFHQYTHKVVGAAVGTFAWYLTYGSWYHQPWSPGSPGHGLFPHPHSSRKHN